In one Watersipora subatra chromosome 6, tzWatSuba1.1, whole genome shotgun sequence genomic region, the following are encoded:
- the LOC137398690 gene encoding polyisoprenoid diphosphate/phosphate phosphohydrolase PLPP6-like, protein MATILELDTCATKSLAVCAHPSTSWVALRLASRLLEFSFHGLPWIIFSCIGIVMASNDKETHLKVNFLLALFLDLVVVVIIKSTVQRPRPQHNSPGDNMVTFDLDKRFSFPSGHTTRAIMCGCLLLHCFDLNLVYQYGVICWAISASVSRIILGRHYVSDVVAGAGIGFLQFYVMIHYLWLDKHYCWQFHTLTRSVFG, encoded by the exons ATGGCTACGATATTGGAACTTGATACTTGTGCTACAAAGTCACTTGCTGTTTGTGCGCATCCATCTACTTCTTGGGTTGCATTACGATTAGCCTCTAGATTGCTAGAGTTTTCTTTTCATGGCTTACCATGGATTATTTTTTCGTGCATCGGGATTGTGATGGCTTCAAACGATAAGGAAACACATCTGAAAGTGAACTTTTTATTAG cgCTGTTCCTTGACTTAGTCGTCGTGGTGATTATCAAGTCCACCGTGCAGCGTCCTCGTCCACAGCACAATAGCCCTGGGGATAACATGGTCACATTTGACTTGGATAAAAGATTTTCATTCCCTTCTG GACATACAACACGAGCTATAATGTGTGGATGTCTATTACTGCACTGCTTTGACTTGAATTTGGTCTATCAATATGGCGTCATTTGCTGGGCTATTTCTGCTTCAGTATCTAGAATAATTCTAG GCCGTCACTATGTGTCAGATGTCGTTGCTGGTGCTGGGATAGGTTTCCTTCAGTTCTATG TGATGATCCATTACCTGTGGCTAGACAAACACTATTGCTGGCAGTTTCACACACTGACTCGGTCAGTTTTTGGCTGA